One part of the Sphingobacterium sp. LZ7M1 genome encodes these proteins:
- a CDS encoding RagB/SusD family nutrient uptake outer membrane protein, translated as MKRYIKLSLLTASLLTFAGCNDSYLDRLPETMVQKENFFKTESDLDMYALNLYDFLDNGFYEQDATTDNASTTGNKEIKNIMLGTASAANITEGWNWEKLRDINFMLENLSQAKISEAKLKHYEGLARYFRARFYVNKVQRFSDVPWVDKVVKVEDQAALFGKRDPRELVVQKIMEDFKFAFENVEATKVPGKVNKWVIGQEYSRFALFEGTYRKYHKYLGLDKTVDNFLTIAYQTAENIMSNAGYAIHNTGKAESDYASLYNNPNLENNSEVILGRFYANNVINRSDWPGMFGNYEYYPLRDVVQSYLMKDGSIYTNKAGYEKFSFVEEFKDRDPRLAQTYAAPGWNLVYVSTYSQGPGLYVQQLSKNFSGYHQIKGFLNTSVQEERYNVDIPLYRYAEVLLTFAEAKAELGILNNQADLDKSVNLLRKRAGMPDMTLNPVLDTKMANDFKETAGPNQSLILEIRRERRVELAFEGFRFNDLMRWKAGKLLERKPQGIYFKGLGNHDVTGDGIADIKLIGASESLPEVREKNSLGVTLRYYKVGRIGQDVSVFLSDGNSGYIDVVDKVGGFEEPKYYYRPIPKNDADINTNLKQIFGW; from the coding sequence ATGAAACGATATATCAAATTAAGTTTATTGACTGCCTCCTTGCTTACGTTTGCAGGGTGTAATGACAGTTACCTTGACCGATTGCCTGAAACGATGGTGCAGAAGGAGAATTTTTTCAAGACGGAGTCCGATCTGGACATGTATGCCTTGAACCTCTATGATTTTCTGGACAACGGTTTTTATGAGCAGGATGCAACTACCGACAATGCGAGTACCACAGGTAATAAGGAGATCAAAAACATCATGCTCGGAACAGCTTCAGCAGCAAATATTACCGAAGGATGGAATTGGGAGAAGTTGAGAGATATCAACTTTATGTTGGAGAATCTTTCACAGGCGAAGATCTCAGAAGCGAAGCTGAAGCATTATGAAGGTTTAGCAAGATATTTTAGGGCTAGGTTCTATGTGAATAAAGTGCAGCGCTTTTCGGATGTGCCTTGGGTAGATAAGGTGGTTAAGGTGGAAGATCAGGCAGCTTTGTTTGGCAAAAGAGATCCTCGAGAATTGGTGGTGCAGAAAATTATGGAAGACTTTAAGTTTGCCTTTGAAAATGTGGAAGCAACCAAGGTTCCTGGAAAAGTGAATAAATGGGTGATCGGGCAGGAATATAGCCGCTTTGCCCTATTTGAAGGAACCTACCGTAAATACCATAAATACCTAGGCTTGGACAAGACCGTGGATAACTTCTTGACCATTGCATATCAAACTGCCGAAAACATCATGAGCAATGCTGGTTATGCTATTCATAACACAGGGAAGGCCGAGTCAGATTATGCCTCCTTGTATAATAATCCAAATCTTGAAAATAACAGCGAGGTCATTCTGGGTCGATTTTATGCCAACAATGTCATCAATCGTTCGGATTGGCCCGGGATGTTTGGGAATTATGAATACTATCCACTTCGCGATGTGGTACAGAGTTACCTGATGAAGGATGGTTCGATTTATACCAATAAGGCGGGTTATGAGAAGTTCTCCTTTGTGGAAGAGTTTAAGGATAGGGATCCTAGGCTGGCCCAAACCTATGCTGCACCCGGTTGGAACCTGGTATATGTCAGTACCTATTCGCAGGGGCCAGGTTTATATGTACAGCAATTGAGTAAGAACTTTTCGGGATATCACCAGATCAAGGGTTTCTTAAATACCAGTGTTCAGGAAGAGAGATACAATGTCGATATCCCACTTTACCGCTATGCAGAAGTCCTGTTGACCTTTGCAGAAGCTAAAGCCGAATTGGGAATCTTGAACAACCAAGCAGATTTAGATAAATCGGTAAACCTATTGCGAAAAAGAGCGGGTATGCCGGATATGACCTTGAACCCGGTGTTGGATACAAAAATGGCCAACGATTTCAAGGAGACTGCTGGACCTAACCAAAGTTTGATCCTGGAAATAAGAAGAGAACGTAGGGTGGAATTGGCATTTGAAGGATTCCGTTTCAATGATTTGATGCGCTGGAAAGCAGGTAAGCTTTTGGAAAGAAAACCACAGGGAATCTATTTCAAAGGATTGGGCAATCACGACGTGACGGGTGATGGAATTGCGGATATCAAATTGATCGGAGCCAGTGAATCCTTACCTGAGGTTAGAGAAAAGAACAGTTTAGGGGTCACCTTAAGATATTATAAGGTCGGCAGAATAGGACAGGATGTTTCTGTATTTTTAAGTGACGGAAATTCTGGATATATTGATGTCGTAGATAAGGTTGGTGGTTTTGAAGAACCTAAATATTATTATAGACCCATTCCTAAAAACGATGCAGATATCAACACCAATCTCAAACAGATCTTTGGGTGGTAA